Within Sphingobium aromaticiconvertens, the genomic segment GAGCGGCAAGGCTGCGGGGCAGCTATCGGGCCTCAGCTTCGGCGCGGGGGTGCGTTATGTCAGCGGGTCGGATGGCACGACCAGCTATGACGTCATCAACAATGTGACGACGTTCCGGCGGTTTCACACCGATGGTTTTGTGCTGGTCGACGCGCTGCTTGGCTATGATCTGGGCAAGCTGTCGCCGGGGCTGGACGGGTGGAATGTGGCGATCAATGCCGCCAACCTGTTCGACAAGACCTATGTTTCGGCCTGTCCGTTCACGAATAGCTGCTATTATGGTGCGGGGCGCACAGTGGTCGGGTCGATCCGCTTCAACTGGTAACGGGGGCGGAGAGGTTGGCCTCCTCCGATCCTTTTCAGGCCATTTGCGGCTGAACGATAAAGCCTGCAAGCCGGTCGCGGATGATCGCTTCGGCCTCCTCCACGATCCGGCTGATGAGCGCGTCGCAGGTCGGTATGTCGCGTATCAGGCCCTGAACCTGTCCGGCCCAGATCAGCCCGGCGTCAAGATCGCCGGTTTCCAGCGCGGTGCGGCCCTTCGCGCCTGATACCAGCGGGCGGACATGGTCGAACACGGCGTCGGGGCGGCTGCCCAGTGCGACCACTTCGTCCGACACGGAGGTCTTTGCGACGCGGCCGGTGTTGCGGAAAGCGCGGAAGATGAGGTTGGTCGAGCGTTCGTCGTTGTCGACCAGCAGCTGCTTCACCTTGTCATGGATCGGCGCTTCGAGCGTCGCGCAGAAGCGGGTGCCCATGTTGATCCCCTCGGCCCCCAGCGCCAGCGCGGCTGCAAGGCCGCGACCATCGCCAAAGCCGCCGCTGGCGATCATCGGGATTTTTACCTGATCGGCGGCGGCGGGAATCAGGATCAGGCCGGGAATATCGTCCTCGCCCGGATGGCCCGCACATTCAAAGCCGTCGATCGAAATGGCGTCGACGCCCATCCGTTCGGCCGACAAGGCGTGGCGGACGGCGGTGCATTTGTGGATGACCTTGACGCCATGCGCCTTGAAATCGTCGACATGTTCCTGCGGCTTGTAGCCTGCCGTTTCCACCACGGTGATGCCGCTGTCGATGATCGCGCGACGATAGTCGGCATAGGGCGGGGGCGTGACGGAGGGCAATATGGTCAGGTTCACGCCGAAGGGCTTGTCGGTCAACGTCCGGCAGCGCGCAATTTCTCGCCGCAGGTCGTCGGGGGTCGGCTGGGTCAGGGCGGTGATGATGCCAAGGCCGCCCGCGTTGGACACGGCGGCGGCGAGTTCGGCGCGGCCGACCCACATCATGCCACCCTGTATGATCGGATGCTCGATCCCGACCAGTTCCGTAAAGCGTGTGCGGATCGCCATCGTCCCGTTCCCTTGATACCGTTATCTACTCACGAGTAGGTGGGCCGGGACAGGATGGATTGTCAATATGGGCGGGATCAGGCGGAGCGGGGCGCCATGCCCAAAAGGAGGAGATCGACCATCTGTTCGGCCAGACTCTCAGGCGAGAGTTCGCCATCCGCACGATGCCAGCGTGCGGGCCAATTCAGCGCGCCTGCAAGGGTAAAGGCCGCGATCTTGACGTCCAGCAGTGCGATCGAGCCGTCCTTCATCCCCTCTGTCAGCAGGCCGCGCATCGCCCGGTCGATTTCTCGCTTGAGGGCGCGGAAGCGGGTGGCGCTGGCTGTCGTTAGTGCCTCTTCCGCCGTGCGAATCACGCAGCGGCCGAAATCGTCCATGGTGATCCCCGAATAGCGGACCAGAAAGCTGCGCAGGCGGTCGAGGCCGTTGCCCGGTTGCGCGCGGGCCTCCGCCGCCGCTTCGCTCATTTGCGCGACGCCGCGGGTCACGCATTCAAGCAATACCTGATCCTTGTTACCCAGATAATGGTAGATGGTAGGCTTGCTGATCCCCAGACTGGCGGCGACATCGTCCAGAGAAGTGGCGTGGAATCCCCGCGCGTTGAACATCCGGACAGCCGCGCGCAGTACCGCTTCGCGCTTCTCTTCACGGTCGGCCTTGCGTTCGTCCTGATTGCGAAAGGGCGATATTTGCATCGCGGCGTCGATCCTTCACGGTTGGTAGCCCCCATGATTGACGAGGGGGCCATGCCGGTTCACTATACTCGCTGGTACAAGGGAGACCAGTGGGTTTCATGATTCTGAACGAAACGCAAACAGCCATTCGCGACATGGTGCGCGATTTCGCGCAGGATCGCATCCGTCCAAATGTCGCAGCGTTCGAGGCGGCGGCTGGCTATCCCCCTGCTTTGCTGGAGGAAGTGGCGGCGCTGGGCTTGATGGGCATGACCGCGCCAGAGGAAATGGGCGGGGCGGGGACGGATTATATCTCCTACGCGCTGGCGCTGATGGAACTGGCGGCGGGGGACGGGGCGCTCTCGACGATCATGTCGATCCAGAACAGCCTGATCGTCTCCGCGCTGGTGAAGCTGGGCACACCTGAGCAGCAGGCGCGCTTCCTGCCCGATCTGGTGGCGGGACGGATGATCGGCGCCTTTGCACTGACCGAGGCGGATGCCGGGTCGGACGCCGCCGCCATTCGCACTCGCGCAACGCGGGTCGAGGGCGGCTGGCGGCTGGATGGGACCAAGCAGTTCGTTACATCGGGCCGAATCGCGGGGGTGGCGATCGTGTTCGCCGTTACCGATCCGGCGGCGGGCAAGAAGGGCATGTCCGCCTTCCTCGTTCCCACCGACCGGCCCGGCTATGGTGTGGACAAGGTCGAGCATAAGATGGGGCAGGCCGCGTCGGACACCTGCGCGATACGCTTCGACAATCTGTTCGTCGAGGATGCGTTGATGCTGGGCGCACCGGGCGAGGGTTATCGCATCGCGCTCTCCAATCTGGAAGCCGGGCGGATCGGCATTGCGGGCCAGTGCGTCGGCATGGCGCAGTCGGCGCTGGAGATCGCGGTCGGCTATGCCAAGGAGCGCAAGAGCTTTGGCAAGCCCATCATCGAGCATCAGGCGGTCGGCTTTCGGCTAGCCGATCTTGCCACCCGGCTGGAAGCGGCGCGGCAGATGGTATTGTCTGCCGCCGCGCTGAAGGATGCGGGCGAACCCTGTTTGACGCAGGCGTCGATGGCCAAGCTGTTCGCATCGGAGACAGCCGAAGCGGTGGTGTCGGGAGCGATCCAGACGTTGGGCGGTTATGGCTATCTGGAAGATTATGGCCTTGCGAAAATCTATCGCGATGTCCGCGTTTGCCAGATTTACGAAGGCACGTCGGACATTCAGCGGCTGGTGATCGCACGCGCGCTCTGATCCTCCTTCTTACCCGATAAAAGGTGCCTGCCATGACCATGACCCTCGCCGATCCCGCGCTGCTGCGCGAACAATGCCTGATCAATGGCGCGTGGACGGGCACGCCCGCCATCGCCGTCACCGATCCCGCGACCGACGAGACGCTGGCGCGGGTGCCGGATCTGGGCACGGACGAAACGCGCGCGGCGATCGCGGCGGCCAAGGCGGCGATGCCCGTATGGGTGGCCAGGACGGCGGGCGAGCGGGCTCGCATCCTGCGCAAATGGTTCGACCTGATGGTGGCGCATCAGGAGGATCTGGCGACCATCCTGACCCGCGAGCAGGGCAAGTCGCTGACCGAGGCGAAGGGTGAGATCGCCTATGCCGCGTCCTTCGTCGAATGGTTCGCGGAAGAGGCCAAGCGCGTTTATGGCGAGGTCATTCCCAGTCATCGGGCGGACAGCC encodes:
- a CDS encoding acyl-CoA dehydrogenase family protein, yielding MILNETQTAIRDMVRDFAQDRIRPNVAAFEAAAGYPPALLEEVAALGLMGMTAPEEMGGAGTDYISYALALMELAAGDGALSTIMSIQNSLIVSALVKLGTPEQQARFLPDLVAGRMIGAFALTEADAGSDAAAIRTRATRVEGGWRLDGTKQFVTSGRIAGVAIVFAVTDPAAGKKGMSAFLVPTDRPGYGVDKVEHKMGQAASDTCAIRFDNLFVEDALMLGAPGEGYRIALSNLEAGRIGIAGQCVGMAQSALEIAVGYAKERKSFGKPIIEHQAVGFRLADLATRLEAARQMVLSAAALKDAGEPCLTQASMAKLFASETAEAVVSGAIQTLGGYGYLEDYGLAKIYRDVRVCQIYEGTSDIQRLVIARAL
- a CDS encoding TetR/AcrR family transcriptional regulator, which produces MQISPFRNQDERKADREEKREAVLRAAVRMFNARGFHATSLDDVAASLGISKPTIYHYLGNKDQVLLECVTRGVAQMSEAAAEARAQPGNGLDRLRSFLVRYSGITMDDFGRCVIRTAEEALTTASATRFRALKREIDRAMRGLLTEGMKDGSIALLDVKIAAFTLAGALNWPARWHRADGELSPESLAEQMVDLLLLGMAPRSA
- a CDS encoding nitronate monooxygenase family protein, with product MAIRTRFTELVGIEHPIIQGGMMWVGRAELAAAVSNAGGLGIITALTQPTPDDLRREIARCRTLTDKPFGVNLTILPSVTPPPYADYRRAIIDSGITVVETAGYKPQEHVDDFKAHGVKVIHKCTAVRHALSAERMGVDAISIDGFECAGHPGEDDIPGLILIPAAADQVKIPMIASGGFGDGRGLAAALALGAEGINMGTRFCATLEAPIHDKVKQLLVDNDERSTNLIFRAFRNTGRVAKTSVSDEVVALGSRPDAVFDHVRPLVSGAKGRTALETGDLDAGLIWAGQVQGLIRDIPTCDALISRIVEEAEAIIRDRLAGFIVQPQMA